The following are encoded together in the Desertifilum tharense IPPAS B-1220 genome:
- a CDS encoding zinc ribbon domain-containing protein produces MAYQADLGNGQKIYLENRGTQTYVTLASSSSGQQQQSSTGIETGTWTQPPQLTQTPSGVNVEVFTQDGSRFIQVQGSSVSVSVQSPGSDRGDALPLRQTSNAPTLPPIEPMQPMQPMQPMKMGDMEMNLNSMEMRMGDMEMRMGKSTPNRSFCPQCGAKIEKSDRFCSACGYSLS; encoded by the coding sequence ATGGCTTATCAGGCTGATTTAGGGAACGGTCAAAAGATTTATTTAGAAAATCGCGGTACCCAGACTTATGTTACGCTCGCCAGTAGCAGTTCCGGACAGCAGCAGCAGTCGAGTACGGGAATTGAAACGGGGACTTGGACGCAACCTCCCCAGTTAACGCAAACGCCATCAGGGGTAAACGTGGAAGTGTTTACTCAAGACGGTTCTCGCTTTATTCAAGTCCAAGGGAGTAGCGTCAGCGTTTCCGTCCAGTCTCCCGGATCGGATCGCGGCGATGCGTTACCCTTGCGTCAAACCTCCAATGCACCCACCCTTCCCCCCATAGAACCGATGCAACCCATGCAACCCATGCAACCGATGAAAATGGGGGATATGGAAATGAACCTGAATTCAATGGAAATGCGAATGGGGGATATGGAGATGCGGATGGGGAAATCAACCCCCAACCGCAGTTTTTGTCCGCAATGCGGCGCGAAAATTGAGAAGAGCGATCGCTTTTGTTCGGCCTGCGGCTATTCGTTAAGCTAA
- a CDS encoding HIRAN domain-containing protein: protein MKTLFLAWQHPDSRAWFPIGRLTYDGELYRFGYIQGVLTAQKRANFQPLWSFPRLDEVYESPHLFSLFANRLLRQSRPDYPDFVQWLNIAQHEDDPIALLARSGGKRATDTLEVFPLPQPDPQGHYHIHFFAHGLSHLPPETQNRIHQLQPQEQLSIIHESQNPYDSNALLLCTSDRYQVGYFPRYYAKDLVNLRDDLTVLVERVNPSPTPLQFRLLCNLTACWPENFQPFSDGDYQPLVWEEQGRDRSYRTLELIALFPQSLE from the coding sequence TTGAAAACTTTATTTCTGGCTTGGCAACATCCTGATTCTCGTGCTTGGTTTCCCATTGGTCGTTTAACCTATGATGGAGAACTCTATCGCTTTGGTTATATTCAAGGCGTTCTTACAGCCCAGAAAAGAGCTAATTTTCAGCCGTTATGGTCATTTCCCAGACTCGATGAAGTTTACGAGTCTCCCCATCTATTTTCTCTATTTGCGAATCGACTCCTCCGCCAATCTCGACCCGACTATCCCGATTTTGTGCAATGGCTAAACATTGCTCAACACGAAGACGATCCTATTGCGTTGCTAGCCCGTAGCGGGGGAAAGCGTGCTACCGATACCCTTGAAGTGTTTCCGCTTCCCCAACCCGATCCACAAGGACATTATCATATCCACTTTTTTGCTCATGGTCTCAGCCATCTTCCCCCAGAAACACAAAATCGGATTCACCAACTTCAACCCCAAGAGCAACTTTCTATTATCCACGAAAGCCAAAACCCCTACGATTCTAATGCTTTACTGCTTTGCACTTCAGATCGGTATCAAGTGGGTTATTTCCCGCGTTATTACGCGAAGGATCTCGTTAACTTACGGGACGATTTAACGGTGTTAGTAGAACGCGTTAACCCCTCTCCCACTCCCCTTCAATTTCGACTATTGTGTAATCTCACCGCCTGCTGGCCAGAGAATTTTCAGCCGTTTTCCGATGGGGATTATCAACCTTTGGTTTGGGAAGAACAAGGGCGCGATCGCAGTTACAGAACTTTAGAATTGATAGCATTGTTTCCTCAGTCGCTAGAATAG
- a CDS encoding HipA-like protein, protein MSHPFSIVEVPVDAADAEEAMGTKFKFWFQHPEKGYCLFKQARPNTGEDWAEKLAAEFAELLGLPHAEYELAIWNDKPGVISPLMVPNSTLIHGNDILAGLNSDYPRAQDYGVSQHTLEIVLSAIANPRVKLPLNWIAPAGITTAVDTFVGYLLLDAWIGNGDRHHENWGFIETPNQSVHLAPSYDHASSLGRELLDSKRQKYIENNSVKGYVGRARSAFYQQPEDRKPLPTLEAFSTVSKRYPHAALIWLEQLANLSFAQIKQLLTCLPSHRFSPLALEFVWQILHINHSRLLSLREELS, encoded by the coding sequence ATGAGTCATCCCTTTTCGATTGTAGAAGTTCCTGTTGATGCGGCTGACGCTGAAGAAGCAATGGGTACTAAATTCAAATTCTGGTTTCAGCATCCAGAGAAGGGATATTGCCTATTTAAACAAGCGCGTCCGAATACGGGCGAAGATTGGGCGGAAAAACTTGCGGCTGAATTTGCTGAGTTGTTAGGCTTACCTCATGCAGAATACGAACTTGCGATCTGGAATGACAAACCGGGCGTCATTTCTCCCCTGATGGTTCCTAACAGCACGTTGATTCACGGTAATGATATTTTAGCCGGCCTCAACTCCGATTATCCTCGCGCTCAAGACTATGGGGTTTCCCAGCATACCCTTGAAATTGTACTGAGTGCGATCGCCAATCCGCGAGTCAAGCTTCCTTTGAACTGGATAGCCCCAGCCGGAATTACCACAGCAGTTGATACTTTTGTGGGATATCTTCTACTTGATGCCTGGATTGGTAATGGCGATAGACATCATGAAAACTGGGGATTTATTGAAACTCCCAATCAATCCGTTCACTTAGCCCCCAGTTACGATCATGCTTCCAGCTTGGGAAGAGAATTATTAGATTCCAAACGTCAAAAATATATTGAAAATAACTCAGTTAAGGGTTATGTCGGGCGTGCTAGATCGGCATTCTATCAGCAGCCTGAAGATCGAAAGCCATTGCCAACTTTAGAGGCATTTAGCACCGTTTCAAAGCGCTATCCTCATGCAGCATTAATTTGGCTAGAACAGTTAGCTAATTTATCCTTTGCCCAAATCAAGCAGCTATTAACTTGTCTTCCCTCTCATCGCTTTTCGCCCCTAGCCCTTGAATTTGTTTGGCAAATTCTTCACATTAACCACAGCAGACTATTGAGTTTGCGGGAGGAACTTTCTTGA
- a CDS encoding DUF3318 domain-containing protein, which yields MTSYATSSARAEMNELRRLKGLLPPELQSWVMVEGTAEVNPPLIRSEEIGNDEVEIQIDLAKWDQLAIDQRNLLFWHEVARIQNDTIPKDGWEMAALAIGLGGAVGELWVQDGLLLILALALCGVSGWRLFQKNNSERNLKEAIEADEKAIALATRFGYTLPNAYKSLGSALKVLIEQSLKKRQRVKYEARLQALKKSAAKAKAKVKTSSTTETSFQTENIYN from the coding sequence ATGACATCTTATGCGACTTCTTCGGCTAGAGCTGAAATGAACGAACTTCGGCGCTTAAAAGGCTTGCTTCCACCCGAATTGCAAAGTTGGGTCATGGTAGAAGGAACCGCAGAAGTTAACCCACCCTTGATTCGCTCAGAAGAAATAGGCAATGATGAGGTCGAAATCCAAATCGATCTCGCCAAATGGGATCAACTCGCCATCGACCAACGCAACCTGCTCTTTTGGCACGAAGTTGCCCGGATTCAAAATGATACCATCCCCAAAGACGGCTGGGAAATGGCTGCCCTCGCCATCGGTTTAGGCGGTGCAGTCGGCGAATTATGGGTACAAGATGGATTATTACTCATCCTCGCCCTGGCTTTGTGTGGCGTATCCGGCTGGCGACTCTTCCAAAAGAATAACAGCGAACGCAACCTCAAAGAAGCGATTGAAGCCGACGAAAAGGCGATCGCACTTGCCACCCGTTTTGGCTATACTTTGCCTAACGCCTACAAAAGTCTAGGCAGCGCCCTGAAAGTTTTAATTGAACAAAGCCTGAAAAAACGCCAGCGCGTCAAATACGAAGCCCGCCTGCAAGCCCTGAAAAAAAGCGCAGCCAAAGCCAAAGCCAAAGTCAAAACTTCGTCCACAACCGAAACCTCCTTCCAAACCGAGAACATCTACAACTAA
- a CDS encoding amidohydrolase, producing MVSFTIRNALIPVESGYQTVDVHLAGDGISAIGSSLEPLGEVVDGTNKLLLPGFVNAHTHSSEMWQRGRIPPFPLELWIAELYDGTPLDPEKIYLSALGTAVETLLSGGTSVVDHLVLIPGQELETIAAVVKAYQEVGIRAFIGPLIQDQSLTTSIPDGNTQQQHEPYYRNTADTLSLLKTAIAKFHNPEAGIHILAAPTGMQLCSDALFEGCVELSQQAQICCHTHLLETKAQQQLATEKYGCSAVEHLKHLGFLGPRTSLAHCVWLSDRDIEILAQTQSTVVHNPLSNLRLGSGIAPILKYRQAGVNVAFGCDGSASNDSQDLLEAIKIGSILHNITDFDYRHWITPRQAVEMAALGGAKGLNQQDRLGSLTVGKQADLVLYDLTQLSLLPQTDPIGLLILGRPVQVVHSAWVRGKRLVAAGKVTTIDVEALRQQLFEGSKDGGDRTSAMLAQVETHYRTVMGLNP from the coding sequence GTGGTAAGTTTTACGATTCGTAATGCTTTAATTCCCGTGGAATCGGGGTATCAGACGGTTGATGTGCATCTTGCGGGCGATGGTATTTCAGCGATTGGTTCTAGTTTAGAACCCCTGGGCGAGGTGGTTGATGGAACCAATAAACTTTTGCTTCCTGGCTTTGTTAATGCCCATACTCACTCCTCAGAAATGTGGCAGCGCGGTAGAATTCCGCCTTTTCCTCTAGAATTATGGATTGCTGAACTCTATGATGGTACCCCCCTCGATCCAGAGAAAATCTATTTGAGTGCTTTGGGGACGGCGGTGGAAACCCTGCTTTCTGGGGGGACTAGCGTGGTGGATCACTTGGTTTTAATTCCCGGACAAGAATTAGAAACCATCGCAGCAGTGGTGAAGGCTTATCAAGAAGTGGGAATTCGTGCCTTTATTGGGCCGTTAATTCAAGACCAATCGCTGACGACCAGTATCCCAGATGGCAATACCCAACAGCAACACGAACCTTACTATCGCAATACGGCCGATACGCTCAGTTTACTGAAAACCGCGATCGCCAAATTTCACAACCCAGAGGCGGGAATTCATATCCTAGCCGCGCCTACGGGAATGCAACTCTGTTCCGATGCGTTGTTTGAAGGTTGCGTGGAACTCAGCCAACAGGCGCAAATTTGCTGTCATACTCATCTCCTCGAAACCAAAGCCCAACAGCAGCTAGCAACTGAAAAGTATGGCTGTAGCGCGGTTGAACATCTCAAACACTTGGGATTTTTAGGGCCGCGCACTTCTTTAGCCCATTGCGTGTGGTTAAGCGATCGCGATATTGAAATTCTCGCTCAAACCCAGTCTACCGTCGTTCATAACCCCTTGAGCAATCTGCGTTTAGGCAGCGGGATTGCCCCGATTCTCAAGTATCGTCAAGCTGGGGTGAATGTGGCGTTTGGCTGCGATGGTTCCGCCAGTAACGATTCCCAAGATTTACTCGAAGCGATTAAGATCGGTTCGATTTTGCACAATATCACCGATTTTGATTACCGCCACTGGATTACCCCTCGTCAAGCCGTGGAGATGGCGGCCTTGGGGGGGGCTAAAGGTTTAAATCAACAGGATCGCCTGGGTTCGCTAACCGTCGGAAAACAAGCAGATTTAGTTTTATACGACTTAACCCAACTCTCTCTATTACCCCAAACCGATCCCATCGGCTTACTGATTCTCGGTCGGCCGGTACAAGTTGTCCATAGTGCTTGGGTGAGGGGAAAACGCCTCGTTGCAGCCGGAAAGGTAACAACGATTGATGTAGAGGCTTTGCGACAACAACTCTTTGAAGGTTCAAAAGATGGCGGCGATCGCACTTCTGCCATGTTAGCCCAAGTGGAAACCCACTATCGCACGGTGATGGGCTTAAACCCTTAG
- a CDS encoding DUF1823 family protein, translated as MSELPPLNTETLWAILEEKIDDATVNRLLWHYLGYRYDDNSQTWDTTHVAEDWKQEYPEPPDFIANRPPTVKLTRSIPAENKQLLKEELGFKGYKIGEFGPRQTRRATAANWLLSYRKLHS; from the coding sequence ATGTCTGAACTACCGCCCTTAAATACTGAAACCCTTTGGGCAATCTTAGAGGAAAAAATAGACGATGCCACCGTTAACCGCTTGCTCTGGCATTATCTAGGCTATCGCTACGACGACAATAGCCAAACTTGGGATACCACCCACGTCGCTGAAGACTGGAAGCAAGAATACCCCGAACCGCCCGATTTTATCGCCAACCGTCCGCCCACCGTTAAGCTTACCCGGTCTATCCCGGCGGAGAATAAACAACTGCTTAAGGAAGAATTGGGATTCAAAGGGTATAAAATTGGCGAGTTTGGCCCCAGACAAACCCGTCGCGCCACCGCCGCCAACTGGTTGCTGAGTTATCGCAAGTTGCACTCCTAG
- a CDS encoding DUF4126 domain-containing protein: MTLFLSICIGLSLSAACGFRIFVPPLVLSLAAIYGHVPLADNFSWLATQPALWAFAIATVVEISAYYIPFVDNLLDILATPAAIAVSTLITAALVPSNDPLLQWTTAVIAGGSAAGIVKGVLSLTRLSSTALTGGLGNSLIATLESGSSVVLSVLGILVPALAAGLVAALLIVGLQYSIRSFKELRNGQKIAES, from the coding sequence ATGACCTTATTCTTAAGTATTTGCATTGGTTTAAGCCTGAGTGCAGCGTGCGGCTTTCGGATTTTTGTCCCGCCTCTGGTCTTGAGTTTAGCTGCAATCTACGGTCATGTCCCCTTAGCCGATAACTTTAGCTGGCTAGCCACCCAACCCGCTTTATGGGCATTTGCGATCGCCACCGTCGTCGAAATTTCAGCTTACTATATCCCGTTTGTGGATAACTTACTCGATATCCTAGCAACGCCTGCTGCGATCGCCGTCAGTACCCTAATTACCGCCGCCTTAGTTCCCAGTAACGATCCCCTCTTGCAATGGACAACCGCCGTCATTGCAGGAGGAAGCGCCGCCGGAATTGTCAAAGGCGTTTTAAGTTTAACCCGCCTCTCCTCCACCGCCCTCACCGGAGGCTTAGGCAATAGCTTAATTGCTACCCTAGAATCAGGCAGTTCCGTAGTGTTATCCGTCTTGGGAATTCTCGTCCCCGCCTTAGCCGCTGGATTAGTCGCAGCCTTACTGATTGTAGGATTGCAATATAGTATCCGATCCTTCAAGGAACTGCGAAACGGTCAGAAGATTGCCGAGTCATAA
- a CDS encoding cysteine synthase A produces MDIKDGFIATVGNTPLIRLNSFSEETGCEILGKAEFLNPGGSVKDRAALYIIQDAEEKGLLKPGGTVVEGTAGNTGIGLAHICNAKGYKCLIFIPDTQSQEKIDTLRTLGAEVRTVPAVPYKDPNNYVKLSGRVAAEMENAIWANQFDNLANRQSHYETTGPEIWQQTDGKVDAWVAATGTGGTYAGVAMFLKEKNPNIKCVVADPMGSGLYSYVKTGEITTQGNSVTEGIGNSRVTANLEGVPTDDAIQVDDPEALRVIYQLLRKDGLFMGGSVGINVGAAVALAKQMGPGHTIVTVLCDGGSRYQSRLYNREWLASKGLSID; encoded by the coding sequence ATGGATATTAAAGACGGATTTATTGCAACCGTGGGTAACACCCCCCTAATCCGCCTCAACAGCTTTAGCGAGGAAACCGGATGCGAAATCCTGGGGAAAGCTGAATTTCTTAACCCTGGCGGTTCCGTTAAAGACCGGGCAGCCCTCTATATTATCCAAGATGCAGAAGAAAAAGGCTTGCTCAAACCGGGTGGAACCGTTGTTGAAGGAACCGCAGGTAACACAGGGATTGGTTTAGCACATATTTGCAACGCCAAAGGCTATAAATGCCTAATTTTCATCCCCGATACCCAATCTCAAGAAAAAATCGACACCTTGAGAACCCTCGGCGCAGAAGTTCGTACCGTTCCCGCAGTTCCCTACAAAGACCCTAATAACTACGTTAAACTTTCCGGCAGAGTCGCCGCCGAAATGGAAAACGCCATTTGGGCGAATCAGTTCGACAACCTCGCCAACCGCCAATCTCATTATGAAACGACTGGCCCGGAAATTTGGCAGCAAACGGATGGAAAAGTGGATGCGTGGGTAGCGGCGACTGGAACTGGAGGAACTTATGCAGGCGTGGCGATGTTCCTCAAAGAAAAGAACCCGAACATTAAATGCGTTGTTGCTGACCCAATGGGTAGCGGGTTGTACAGTTACGTTAAAACCGGAGAAATTACTACCCAAGGCAACTCCGTCACCGAAGGGATTGGCAACAGTCGCGTCACCGCTAACCTGGAAGGGGTTCCTACTGATGATGCCATCCAAGTAGACGATCCAGAAGCCCTGCGCGTCATTTATCAACTGTTACGCAAAGATGGTCTATTTATGGGCGGTTCTGTCGGGATTAACGTCGGCGCGGCAGTTGCCCTTGCTAAACAAATGGGGCCAGGTCATACTATTGTCACGGTATTGTGCGATGGGGGTTCGCGCTATCAGTCTCGGCTGTATAACCGCGAGTGGTTAGCCTCTAAAGGCTTATCCATCGATTAA
- a CDS encoding DUF2811 domain-containing protein translates to MHTTVSILAEIPEDLHESIKNYLENHPDWDQDRVFSAALSLFLLQNGSSQTPETQTSYRRAARVYLDALFNYTA, encoded by the coding sequence ATGCATACAACCGTGAGTATCCTGGCGGAAATTCCAGAAGATTTGCACGAATCCATCAAGAACTACCTGGAAAATCACCCAGACTGGGATCAAGACCGGGTTTTCTCGGCTGCATTGTCCCTTTTTTTGCTGCAAAATGGGAGTAGCCAAACCCCCGAAACTCAAACCAGTTACCGTCGAGCTGCTAGAGTTTATCTCGACGCTTTATTTAATTACACTGCCTGA
- the lnt gene encoding apolipoprotein N-acyltransferase, whose translation MRSFLKNLAFSPLAFAVSFASGLGMGLTSAPVYAYFLGWIALIPLWVLICQPGVSFKRALGLAIAWGAGYHGFALSWITGVHPMTWMGVPWLASLAIALFCWFFITLWGTLIVLSWVVGMRLYSRFMQPTTLLARCSRVLFGLTLWCALEAFWALGSLYWTTLAFTQSPYNLAILHLGQLSGATTISAAIAAVNGLIAEWLLAQATPTKPRPLFLTLPIGLCLSLHLIGASLLQAPLNPTPETALRVGIIQGNIPNTIKLFPEGLRKAIEGYTAGYETLVAQGVNAVLTPETALPFIWNEQNRRYSSFQQAILRENTVAWLGTFSTQGSRLTNSLLTITGDGEIYSRYDKVKLVPLGEYIPFEDILGQLINRLSPLDAHLAPGSSEQIFDTPFGRAIVGICYDSAFGNHFRRQTAAGGEFIITASNNAHYSATMPAQHHAQDVMRAVESDRWIVRATNTGYSGIVDPHGRTIWISGLNTYETHADTIYRRQTQTLYVRWGDWLLLVLMGLSGLSIIQQKLT comes from the coding sequence ATGCGTTCCTTTCTGAAAAACCTCGCCTTCAGTCCCCTCGCCTTTGCAGTTAGCTTTGCGAGTGGGCTGGGCATGGGGTTGACATCTGCGCCAGTCTATGCATATTTCCTGGGGTGGATTGCTTTAATTCCGTTGTGGGTGCTGATTTGTCAGCCGGGGGTGAGTTTCAAGCGGGCGTTAGGGTTGGCGATCGCCTGGGGGGCAGGCTATCACGGTTTTGCCTTATCTTGGATTACCGGGGTACATCCGATGACTTGGATGGGCGTTCCCTGGTTAGCGAGTCTTGCGATCGCCCTATTCTGCTGGTTTTTCATCACCCTTTGGGGAACCCTGATCGTCCTCTCCTGGGTTGTGGGGATGCGGCTGTATTCCCGCTTCATGCAGCCAACCACCCTGTTAGCGCGGTGCAGTCGCGTTTTGTTTGGTTTAACCCTGTGGTGTGCCTTAGAAGCATTCTGGGCGTTGGGTTCCCTATATTGGACAACCCTGGCGTTTACCCAATCTCCCTATAACCTAGCAATCTTACACCTCGGACAACTTTCGGGCGCGACAACCATCAGCGCTGCGATCGCCGCAGTTAATGGCTTAATTGCAGAATGGTTATTAGCCCAAGCCACCCCAACCAAACCGCGCCCCCTATTTTTAACCCTTCCCATCGGGCTTTGCCTCAGCTTACACCTCATCGGCGCATCCCTCCTGCAAGCGCCCTTAAACCCAACCCCCGAAACCGCCTTAAGAGTTGGCATCATTCAAGGTAATATCCCCAACACGATTAAACTCTTTCCTGAAGGGTTGCGAAAAGCCATTGAAGGCTACACCGCAGGCTATGAAACCTTAGTCGCCCAAGGCGTGAATGCCGTTCTCACCCCAGAAACCGCCCTTCCCTTCATTTGGAACGAACAAAACCGCCGCTACAGCAGCTTTCAACAAGCGATTTTAAGAGAAAATACCGTGGCGTGGTTGGGAACCTTTAGCACCCAGGGAAGCCGCCTCACCAATAGCCTGTTGACCATTACCGGGGATGGAGAAATCTATAGCCGCTACGATAAAGTTAAACTCGTGCCTTTGGGTGAATATATCCCTTTTGAAGATATCCTAGGGCAACTCATTAACCGCCTTTCGCCCCTCGATGCCCATTTAGCCCCCGGTTCCTCAGAGCAAATTTTTGATACCCCTTTTGGTCGCGCCATTGTGGGTATCTGCTATGATTCTGCTTTCGGCAACCATTTCCGCCGCCAAACCGCAGCAGGGGGAGAATTTATTATCACCGCCTCCAATAACGCCCATTACAGCGCCACCATGCCCGCCCAACACCACGCCCAAGATGTAATGCGGGCTGTTGAGAGCGATCGCTGGATTGTCCGCGCTACCAATACGGGCTATTCTGGCATTGTCGATCCCCACGGGCGAACGATCTGGATCTCTGGGTTAAACACCTACGAAACCCACGCCGACACCATCTATCGTCGCCAAACTCAAACCCTCTACGTTCGTTGGGGAGACTGGTTGCTATTGGTTCTCATGGGGTTGAGTGGATTGAGTATCATTCAACAAAAACTCACTTAA
- a CDS encoding SDR family oxidoreductase — protein MQLKPIQEQVVAVVGASSGIGRETALRFAQQGAKVVIAGRSEAKLASVAEEIRRFGGEVTVALADVTEFEQVKAIAQTTVTTYGRLDTWVHLPATAVIALFEETTPEEFQRVIDVSLMGQVYGAMAALPYLKQEGRGALIHVSSMEGRRSLPLQSAYAAAKHGVEGFLESLRVELMHQNIPISVTGIQPAVINTPFWNNARTRIGVKPAGIPPYYDPRLVADAILYTAEHPTRDFIVGDAGRILDGLQRLSPGLVDRLLLWFGFPLQRSQQPKAEDDPNNLYEPIPTQTRVDGDYTDAVIPSVSDWLAKQPLVQLGAIAGLVTVAVLAAQPWNSKE, from the coding sequence ATGCAACTCAAACCCATTCAAGAACAAGTCGTCGCTGTCGTTGGCGCAAGTAGCGGTATTGGGCGAGAAACGGCCTTGCGGTTTGCCCAACAGGGTGCAAAAGTCGTTATTGCCGGGAGAAGCGAAGCCAAACTCGCCTCTGTAGCTGAGGAAATTCGCCGTTTTGGAGGCGAGGTGACAGTTGCGCTCGCAGATGTGACAGAATTTGAGCAAGTGAAGGCGATCGCCCAGACAACCGTTACCACCTATGGACGTTTGGATACCTGGGTACATTTGCCTGCAACGGCTGTAATTGCGCTATTTGAAGAGACAACCCCAGAGGAGTTTCAGCGCGTCATTGATGTCAGTTTAATGGGACAAGTCTACGGCGCAATGGCCGCGCTACCCTATTTAAAGCAAGAAGGACGAGGGGCGTTAATTCATGTCTCTTCGATGGAAGGACGGCGATCGCTCCCCTTGCAAAGTGCCTATGCTGCTGCTAAACATGGAGTAGAAGGGTTTTTAGAATCTCTGCGCGTGGAATTGATGCATCAGAACATCCCTATCAGCGTTACCGGAATTCAACCCGCCGTCATTAATACCCCATTTTGGAATAACGCGAGAACCCGCATAGGCGTCAAACCCGCCGGAATTCCCCCTTATTACGATCCGAGGTTGGTTGCAGATGCGATTCTCTATACCGCCGAACATCCCACCCGCGACTTCATTGTCGGCGATGCGGGGCGCATCTTAGATGGGTTGCAGCGCCTTTCTCCGGGTTTGGTCGATCGTCTACTATTATGGTTCGGGTTTCCGCTACAGCGATCGCAACAACCCAAAGCCGAAGACGATCCGAACAACCTGTACGAACCCATTCCCACTCAAACCCGCGTGGATGGAGATTACACCGACGCCGTTATCCCCAGCGTTTCCGACTGGCTAGCCAAACAGCCGCTTGTCCAACTCGGCGCGATCGCCGGTCTAGTCACAGTAGCCGTTCTCGCCGCCCAACCTTGGAATTCCAAGGAATAA
- the hemG gene encoding protoporphyrinogen oxidase, producing the protein MSFTDLATPSHPLDTLVIGAGISGLSLAFTLQQRQTQVLVCESQNRIGGNITTGQADGFLWEEGPNSFAPTPALLRLIVDAGLEKDMILADRRLPRFVYRQGRLQAIPMSPPAAIGTPLLSWPGKLRAGLGAIGFVRPPLGEQFSQQGSEETVAQFFQRHLGEEVMERLVTPFVSGVYAGDVNQLSAAAAFRRIAQLEGVGGGLVAGAILSRMKAKSQPQVPVDPSLPKTRPGELGSFQQGLQMLPQALAAKLGDAVRLNWRLLQITPTTRQSYIAEFGTPEGTQIVEARHVVLTTPAYITAEIVEAIAPLASQALRAIEYPPVANVVLAYPESALKQPLKGFGHLIPRSEGIRTLGTIWSSSLFPGRVPPGWQLLTNYIGGATDPGILDLDRDSRSNLDGNPIAQAVHQDIRRILLQQEVQPKVLAVHLWKRAIPQYNLGHHQRLQTIFQSLAPFPGLHICSNYTDGVALGDCVRRAQELADILTQKTR; encoded by the coding sequence ATGTCTTTCACCGATCTGGCCACTCCATCTCACCCCCTTGATACGCTCGTTATTGGGGCAGGAATTAGCGGTTTAAGTCTTGCCTTTACCTTGCAACAACGGCAGACCCAAGTATTAGTCTGCGAAAGTCAAAACCGCATTGGGGGGAATATCACAACGGGTCAGGCGGATGGTTTTCTGTGGGAGGAAGGGCCGAACAGTTTCGCGCCGACACCCGCTCTTTTAAGGCTAATTGTCGATGCTGGATTAGAGAAAGACATGATTCTTGCCGACCGGCGCTTACCGCGTTTTGTGTACAGGCAAGGGCGCTTGCAAGCGATTCCCATGAGTCCCCCGGCGGCGATTGGGACGCCGTTACTCAGTTGGCCGGGTAAACTCAGGGCTGGATTGGGTGCCATCGGTTTTGTCCGCCCCCCGTTGGGCGAGCAGTTTTCTCAACAAGGCTCAGAAGAGACGGTGGCTCAATTTTTCCAGCGCCACCTCGGTGAAGAGGTGATGGAAAGGCTGGTAACGCCGTTTGTCTCTGGCGTGTATGCCGGAGATGTGAATCAATTGAGTGCGGCGGCAGCCTTTCGGAGAATTGCTCAGTTAGAGGGCGTTGGCGGCGGTTTAGTGGCCGGGGCGATTCTCTCGCGGATGAAGGCCAAATCTCAGCCGCAAGTCCCGGTCGATCCAAGCTTACCTAAAACGCGACCTGGGGAGTTAGGGTCATTTCAACAAGGGTTACAAATGCTACCCCAAGCGCTGGCGGCCAAATTAGGCGATGCGGTGCGGTTGAATTGGCGGTTGCTGCAAATTACCCCAACAACGCGCCAAAGCTATATTGCAGAATTCGGTACCCCAGAGGGAACGCAGATTGTAGAAGCTCGCCATGTGGTGTTGACAACGCCTGCTTATATTACCGCAGAGATTGTAGAGGCGATCGCGCCCCTTGCCAGCCAAGCTTTGCGAGCGATTGAGTATCCCCCGGTGGCAAACGTCGTCTTAGCCTACCCAGAATCAGCCTTGAAGCAGCCTTTAAAGGGATTTGGGCATTTGATTCCGCGTAGCGAAGGAATCCGCACTCTAGGGACAATCTGGTCGTCTAGCCTGTTTCCCGGACGAGTCCCCCCAGGCTGGCAGTTACTCACCAATTATATTGGCGGCGCAACCGATCCAGGCATTTTAGACTTAGACCGCGATTCGCGAAGCAATCTCGACGGGAATCCCATTGCTCAAGCCGTTCACCAAGATATCCGCCGCATCCTCCTCCAGCAAGAGGTTCAGCCCAAGGTGCTAGCGGTTCATCTGTGGAAGCGGGCGATTCCCCAATATAATCTAGGTCATCACCAGCGCTTGCAAACCATTTTCCAAAGTTTGGCCCCGTTCCCCGGTTTGCATATTTGCAGCAACTATACCGATGGGGTAGCCCTCGGAGATTGCGTCCGCAGAGCGCAAGAACTCGCTGATATCTTAACCCAAAAAACTCGGTAG